Part of the Usitatibacter palustris genome, AAGGCGATCACCGAGCAGCTCGCGCTGCCCAGCGCGAACCTCTTCGATGGCGCGTGGAAGGACGTGATCTCGCGGGCGATCCAGAACCAGCAGATCCTCGCCTCGGCGCTGGCAGCGGTTCCGCCCTTCACCACCGTCTTCCCCAACACCGGCATCGGAAGCCAGATGCAGATGATCGCGCGCCTCCTCTCCGCGCGCGCCAGCCTGGGCCTGAAGCGCCAGGTGTTCTTCTGCTCCCTGGGCGGTTTCGACACGCATGGCGACGAGCAGCTCGGCCGGCAGGCGGAACTGCTCGGCGAGGTGAGCGCGGCCCTCACGGCGCTCTACAACGCGACGGTGGAGCTCAATTGCGCCGACCTCGTGACGTCCTTCACGTCATCGGACTTCTGCCGCACCTTCCCGTCCAACGGCAAGGGCTCCGACCACGCGTGGGGCAACCATCACTTCGTGGTCGGCGGCGCCGTGCAGGGCGGAAAGATGTACGGAACGTTCCCCACGCTCGTGCGCGGCGGCCCGGACGACACGGGCAACGGCGGCCTGTGGATTCCGACGACGTCGGTCGACCAGTACGCCGCGACCCTCGCGAGCTGGTTCGGCGTCGGCACGGGCGAACTCGCGACGATCTTCCCGAACCTCTCGCGCTTCGGGGCCGCGAACCTGGGCTTCCTCGGCTAGGCCTTCCACCGGCGGAAATGAAAACGGGCCGGTCTTTCGACCGGCCCGTTCCCGTAGCGGTGTTCACCGGGAATCCCCGGCGCGCAGGCTTTACTTGAGGTGCTTGGACACCAGCTTGGTCATCTCGAACATCGAGACCTGCTTCTTGCCCCCGAAGACTTCGCGCAGCTTGTCGTCGGCATTGATCATGCGGCGGTTGGTCTTGTCCTGAAGGTTGTTCTTCTTGATGTATGCCCAGAGCTTGCTGGTCACTTCGGTGCGCGGCATCGCGCCCGAACCGATCACGGCGGCGAGCGTCGCGCTCGTCGACATCGGCTTCATGAAAGCGGCATTCGGCTTGCGCTTCTTCGCCGGGGCCTTCTTCGCCGCGGGCTTCTTGGCGACGGCTTTCTTCACCGGCTTCTTTGCCGCGGGCTTCTTCGCCGCGGGCTTCTTCGCGGGCTTCTTGGCTTTCTTAGCTGCCATTGATGAATCCTCCAATCAGATAGTGATGTTGAGTTCAGCTCAATCTCGCCTCTCCAGGCGTGACGGTGAGAGGATGCACAAGGCCAAAACATCTTGTCAATGGTTTTCCCTCGGAAAACACCCTTTTCTCCCTCTGAGCGTGTCGAAGGCGCAACAGCGTTTTCACTCTAGTTCCGCCTTCGCCATCTCGATGTCGAGCTTTTCCATGGCATCGCGCGCGCGCATTGCCGCCGCCTTCTCGTAGAAGCGCCCTGATTCTTCAAGCATCTTCTTGCCGTGCATCATCACCAGGCCGTTGGCATATTCGATGCAGGCGATGGGCGAGGCCGGCGCGAGCTTCAGCGCCTTCTTGTAGTGCTCCTCGCCCGCGTCCTTCTTCGCGCCGTAGGTGAGGCCGCCGACCATCGCGCCCACCTTGTCGAGGATCTCCGCGTGCCAGGCGCCCATGGCGATGTGCGCCTCCGCGTGCTTGGGCGCGAGCTTCAGCGCCGTCTCGAGCGCGGCGCGGATCTTGCCGCCGTAGCCCTGGGCGAGCGCCTTCGCCACCGAGATGCGCTGGCTGTAGCGCCCCGCGGCGTAGGCGTAGAGGTAGTGCGCATTGGCGCTCTTGGGGATTTCCTTCGCGAGCTGCTCGGCCCGTGACATGACGTCCTGGAAGAGCGAGACCTTCGCCGCATCCTTCGGCTCGACGCCATTCGCGTAGATCGCCTGGGCCTTGAGCGCCGCGATCGCCGCGGCCCCGCCCGCGTCCAGGCCGACCTCGACCGCCTCGGCGAACCTGCCCTGGTGGTAGAGGCGCCACGCCTCCTGCGCCTCCTTCTCCTTCGGGAAAGGCTCCGCGTCCCCTTGGTGCAGCGCGTCCCAGTTCTTCTTCAGGGCATCGCCCGCATAGACGAAATCCTTCGACGGGTGCGGGAACGCGGTCCATTTGGGCTTCGCCATGGTTTCTCTCTCCTCTAGTCGATGTAGTTCTTGCTGAGGTGGTCGAGGTGCTCGCGCGCCTCGCCCTGCAGGTACGGTGCGACGAGTGCCATCACCTGGTAGGCGCCCAGGCCCAGGTCCTCCACGCCGGCCGCCTCCCGCCTGCCGCGCACCGCCTGGAAGTTGAGCCAGTACGTCGCGACGACGAGGACGTTGCGGGCGAGCGCGCGAATTTCCTCGGGCTGCGCGCGCATGGCGCGCACCCGGACGAGCTCCTCGCACAGGGCGATCACCGACTCCTGCTTGCGGTCGATGATGCGATTGAAGGGCTCGCGCAAGCGCCGGTTGCGCGCGAGCAGGTCATCGAGGTTGCGGTACAGGAAACGGAATTCCCAGATGCCTTCGAGCATCAGGTGCAGGTAGAGCCACAGGTCTTCCATGGCCGCCGCGCCGCCGCCCGAGACCCGCGGCTCGACGGCGATCCGCGCCTCGAAGAGCGCGAAAAGCTCCTCGATGATCTGGTCCTTGTTGCGGAAGTGGTAGTACAGATTGCCCGGGCTCATGTCGAGCGCCTCGGCGATCACGCCGGTGGTGACGTGGGTTTCACCGCGCTCGTTGAAGAGGCGCAGGCTTTCGGCAAGCACGCGGTTGCGGGTGCGCTGCGTGCGCACCGCGTTTCCGTCGAGGGTGCCGCGAACCGGGCGAGAACTATTCGAACTGGAACGCTTCTGGGCCATCGCCGGCATGGTAGCGCAGGCCCGGAAAGGAAACGGCCCGGCGCCCGCGGGGAGGCGGTGCCGGGCCGTGATGATGCGGCTACTGCTGGAGCGTTACGCCGAGGCGCGGGCGCGCGAGCGGCGCAGCGTGTTCACGCTCGCCTGGAGCTGCGTGACCTGGCGCGAGAGGGCGCGAACGTCCTTCGCCGTGGGCACGCCCAGCTTGGCGATGGCGCGCGAGACGCGCTGCTCGAACATCTTCTCGAGCTGGTTCACGGCGTCGACGGTGCGGGTCTTCGCCTCTTCGACGCTGGCGGTCGCGGCGTTCTTCGCCTTGTTGGCGCGCGCGATGGCGAGCTTGCGAACCGAGGTCGCGGCGACCATGCCGGCGTCGATGGCCTTGCGGGCCGAGGACTTGGCGATCGCGATCGCCTGGGTGGCGTTCATCGTCTTGATCGGGGCTTTGCGGGTGGTGCGGGTCTTGCGGGCCATGATGTCGTCCTTGTGTCGTGGGTATGGGTTCTTCGATGACTAGCAGGTTACGCAGAACGTTTAGAGCAAACACCCTATTCGTCGCCCCGCCCCGACAGCTCCGGCGGGCACCCTGCCGCCGTGTATGATTTCCCGCAAAACAGGCGTCACCTCCGAGGAGAATCCATGACCTATTTCGTGACCGGTGGAACCGGCTTCATCGGCCGTTTCCTCATCGACAAGCTCGTCAAGCGAGGAGGCACGATCCACGTGCTCGTGCGCAAGAGCTCGGTCAAGAAGCTCGACGAGCTGCGCGCCCGCTGGGGCGCCGACGAGAAGCGGATCGTCGCCGTCGTGGGCGATCTATCGAAGCCCAACCTGGGCGTGTCTCCCGCGGACCTCTCGAAGCTCAAGGGCAAGGTGAAGCACGTCTTCCACCTCGCCGCGATCTACGACCTCGCCGCCGATGCGGAGAGCCAGGAGAAGTCCAACATCGACGGCACGCGCCACGCGGTGCAGTTCGCCGAGGCCGTCGCCGCCGGCTGCTTCCACCACGTGAGCTCGATCGCCGCGGCCGGCCTCTACGACGGCACGTTCCGCGAGGACATGTTCGAGGAGGCCGAGGAGCTCGACCATCCCTACTTCCGCACCAAGCACGACTCCGAGGGCGTCGTGCGCAAGGAGTGCAGCCGCCCCTGGCGCGTCTATCGCCCCGCGATCGTCGTGGGCCACTCGAAGACCGGCGAGATCGACAAGATCGACGGGCCGTACTACTTCTTCAAGCTGATCCAGAAGATGAGGAATGCCCTGCCCCCGTGGATGCCGACCGTGGGCATCGAGGGCGGGCGCATCAACATCGTCCCCGTGGATTTCGTCGTCGACGCGCTCGACCACATCGCGCACAAGAAGGGACTCGACGGCGAATGCTTCCACCTCACCGATCCGGAACCGTGGCGCATCGGCGAGATCCTCAACATGTTCGCGAAGGCCGCGCACGCGCCGCAGATGACGATGCGCCTGAACGCGAAGATGTTCAGCTTCATCCCCTCCTTCGTCGTGGATTCGGTGATGTCGCTCGCCCCGGTGCGGCGCATCCAGAAGCAGGTGCTCTCGGACCTGGGCATCCCGAAGGACATGTTCACGTTCGTGAACTACCCGACTCGCTTCGACAGCCGCGAGACGCAGAAGGCGCTCAAGGGCACGGGCATCGAGGTGCCGCGCCTCGAGGATTACGCCTGGCGCCTCTGGGACTACTGGGAACGCCATCTCGATCCCGACCTCTTCATCGACCGCTCGCTCGACGGCAAGGTGCGCGGCAAGGTCGTGGTCGTGACGGGCGGCACCTCGGGCATCGGCGAGGCCACGGCGTACAAGCTTGCGGAAGCGGGCGCGAAGATGGTGCTCGTCGCGCGCGACCCGGAAAAAGCCGCGCCCGTCATGGAGCGCATCAAGGCCGCGGGCGGTGACGCCACGTTCGTTTCCTGCGACCTCTCGAGCCTCGACGATTGCGACAAGCTCGTGGTCCAGGTCCTGAAGAAGTTCGGTCGCTGCGACTTCCTCGTGAACAACGCGGGCCGTTCGATTCGCCGCGGGATCGCCTCGAGCTACGACCGCTTCCACGACTTCGAGCGCACGATGCAGCTCAACTACTTCGGGAGCCTGCGCCTGATCATGGGCTTCATGCCCTCGATGGTCGCGCAGAACGGCGGCCACATCATCAACATCTCCTCGATCGGCGTGCTCACGCGGGCGCCGCGCTTCTCGGCCTACGTCGCCTCCAAGGCCGCGCTCGATGCGTTCTCCGACTGCGCCGCGAGCGAGTTCATCGACAACAACGTGCACTTCACGACGATCAACATGCCCCTCGTGAAGACGCCGATGATTGCCCCGACCAAGCTCTACAACCACGTGCCGACGCTCACGCCGGAACAGGCGGCCGACCTCGTGGTCGAGGCCATCGTCTACCGCCCGGTGCGGATCGCCACGCGCCTGGGGATCTTCGGCGAGATCCTGCACGCCGTCGCGCCGAAGGCCACCCAGATCATCCTCAACACCGCCTTCCGGATGTTCCCGGATTCGGGCGCAGCGCAGGGAAAGAAGAAGGACGGCGAACACAAGGAGGTCGAGCTCACGCCCGAGCAGATGGCCTTCGCGCAGATCACCCAGGGCATTCACTGGTAAATTTTCGAGAGAATCTTTTCTACGAGCGAATTCACGCAAATGGCCACGACACTCAAGCCCGGCGACGCGGCGCCCGACTTCTCCGCGAAGACCACCGACGGCACGCCCGTGTCGCTCCAGGACTACCGCGGCAAGAAGCTGGTGATGTACTTCTACCCGATGGACGACACGCCCGGCTGCACCAAGCAGGCGTGCTCGCTTCGGGACCACAACCAGGAGCTCGCCGCCAAGGGCGCGGCGGTGCTGGGCGTGTCCACGCAGGACGAGGCTTCCCACGAGAAATTCACGCGCAAGTACAAGCTGAACTTCCCGCTGCTCGCCGACACCGACGGGGCCGTGGGCCGCGCCTATGGAACGATCGGCGGCGCCGGGCTCATGGCCAAGCTGAAGAGTGCCGCGGGCATGGCCGACCGCGTGACGTTCGTGATCGACGAGAAGGGCCGCATCGCGCACGTGATCGACAAGCCCAACGTCGCGAACCACGCCGAGGAAGTGCTGGCGCTTCTCTAGCGCGCGCTGACGCCCGCCTCGCGCAGCTCCTCGAGCAGCACCCGGTGCACGCGCGCCGAGAGCAGGATGTCCACGTGGCCCAGGCCCGTGACCGCGATGTTCTTCGCCCAGGGCAGCCGGCTCGTCTCCTGGGGCGTGACCAGATTGTCGTGCACCGAGTAGATCGAGGTCGCGACCACGCCGGGCCCGCCCTCGCCTTCACGGTGCCTGAGGGACTCCAGGAACGTACTCGCGCGCCGCATCTGCCGGGCGTTGGCGCCGATGCCGAAATGCGCGAGCGCGGTGCCGTGATGCGGGCTCGCGATGGTGATGAGCTTGCCCACGCGCTCGCAGCCGTGACGCGCCATCCAGGCCCGCGCGATCAGCCCGCCCATGCTGTGGCAGACGAGCACGAGCCGCGGCGCCCCGGTGCTCTCCAGGGCTTTGCGCACTTCTTCCTCGAGCTGCTCGGCGAGAGCCTCGATGGGCGCGAACGGCTTGTGGAAGTTGAAGGTGAGGATGGGACTCGCACCCTCGGCCTCCAATGCATGGACGATGGCGCGATGGATGCCGCGGTTCGAGAAATAGCCGTGGACGAGCAGCACGGGCACGCCCTCGCCCGGCGGATGCGGGTCGGGCCGCAGTGCGAAACCCTCGAACGGCAGGTAGAGGAAATTGTCGGCCAGCATCGCGAGCCATTCGCCGAGCACGTAGCGCACGGTTCCCGCGAGATCGAGCTCGTCGTCGTGGTCGCGCGGCGTGCGCGTGAACCAGCCGATCGTCGTCGTGAGGCAGACGATGGCAAGGCGGATCAAGAGCGCGAAGCTCGCGGCCGCGACAGCCACACCCAGCCAGCTCCATCCGCGGGCCGCCACGAGCCAATGGCCCACGGCTGCGTACAGGATCACTTCAACGAGAAGCTGGAGACGGACAATCCAGGCGAGCATGGCGGAAAGCGCAGAAGGACTCGAAGTATAGCGGCGACCTGCTAATATTCCGCCGGCCTTCCCGCCGCCTTTTTCCCAGCGAAACCGACTGCATGCCGCTGTACGCCGCGACGATTTTCCTGAGCGCTTTCCTGCTCTTCCTGGTCCAGCCGATCCTCGCGAAGCAGATCCTGCCGTGGTATGGCGGGACCGCCGTCGTCTGGACCACCTGCATGGTGTTCTTCCAGCTGGTGCTGCTGCTGGGCTATTCCTATGCGCACTGGATCACCACGCGAATCAAGTCGCCCCGGCAGAACCAGCTGCACATCGTCCTGCTCGTGGCGAGCCTCGTGTTCCTGCCGATCGTCCCGGACGTGGCGTGGAAGCCCGGCGGCGAGGACAACCCCGTCGTGCGCATCCTGATGCTCCTGTTCACGACGATCGGGTTGCCCTACTTCCTGCTCTCCTCGACCAGCCCGCTGTTGCAGGCGTGGTTCGCGCGAGGACATCCGGGTGCGAGCCCCTATCGCCTGTTCGCGCTCTCGAACTTCGCGTCGATGCTGGCGCTGCTCGGCTACCCGCTGCTCTTCGAACCGGCCTTCGAGCTTCCCGGCCAATCCACGTACTGGTCCGTCGGCTATGCGGCCTTCGTCGTCGTCTGCGGGGTGCTCGCGTGGCGCAGCCGCACGCTGCCGCCGCTCACGGTGGAAGGCGGCCAGGTTGCCGCCACTGCCGAAGAAGTGCGCCCGGGCGCGAAGCAGATCGCGCTGTGGCTCACCCTTTCCGCCGTCGGGTCGGTCACGCTGCTCGCGGTCTCGAACCACCTCACGCAGAACGTCTCGTCGATCCCGCTGCTGTGGGTCGTGCCGCTCGCGATCTACCTCCTCACGTTCATCCTGTGCTTCGAGGGACGGGTCTGGTACAAGCGCGACGTCTACCTGGGATTCCTGGTGTGGATCGTCTGCGTCATGGGCTGGTTCCTCGCCGACAAGAGCCTGCAGTTCGAGCTGCTGTGGCAGATCGGTGTGTTCACCGCGGGGCTCTTCTTCATCTGCATGTTCTGCCATGGCGAGCTCGCGATGCGCCGCCCGGGTCCGCGCCATCTCACGCTGTTCTACCTCATCGTGTCGCTCGGCGGCGTCGTCGGCGGCGTGCTCGTGGGCATCGTCGCGCCCGTGACGCTGCCCGGCTACCTCGAGCTGGAGATCACGCTGGTCGTGGTCGCGCACATCGCGCTCGCGCTCAACCTCACGCGCCCGTACCCGATCATCGGGATGTTCGCGGCCGCCGCCATCTTCACGATGGGCGCGCTCGTCTACCGCGTGCACCACTTCATGCAGGACACGATCCACATCGAGCGCAACTACTACGGCGTGATGCGCGTGAAGGAAACGCTGGCGCGCGACGACGACCCGGAGACGAAATACCGCTCACTCGTGCACGGCGCGATTCTCCACGGCGAACAGTGGCTCGCGGACAAGTACAAGCGTGCCGCGACGACCTACTACAAGCCCGACTCGGGCGTGGGCAAGGCGATCCTCGCGCTCGAGGGCAAGCCCATCAAGGTCGGCGTCATCGGCCTGGGAACGGGCACGCTCGCCGCCTATGGCGATGCCGACGACGTCTACCGTTTCTACGACATCAACCCGGCCGTCGAGCGCATCGCGCGGACCTACTTCACTTACCTCTCGGACACGCCGGCGAAGGTAGAGGTCGTGCTGGGGGATGCGCGCCTGCAGCTCGAACGCGAGGCGCCGCAGAATTTCGACGTGCTCGCAGTGGACGCCTTCTCGGGCGACTCGATCCCGGTGCACCTCATCACCTACGAGGCCGTGGGCGCGTTCCTGCGCCACATGAAGCCCGACGGGGTGATCGCCTATCACGTGTCGAACCGCTTCCTGGATCTCAAGCCGGTGCTGCTCGCCATCGCCGAGAAGCATGGCATCGAGTACGCGTTCATCGACCAGCGCGACAAGGATGGCGGGACGACGAGTGATTGGATCCTGCTCACGCACAACAAGGCGCTGCTCGCGAAGCCCGCGATGGTCGAAAGCACCGAGCCCGTGGTGCCGCGCCCCGACATGCGCCTGTGGACGGACTCCTATAGCAACCTGATCAAGGTCTTCCGCGACTAGAGGCTAGCGCGCGAGCGCGGCGGCAACGCGGTCGGCCACCAGGGCACTCACGCGTTCGTTGGCTTCCTGCGTGACGCCGGCGATGTGCGGCGTGAGGATGAGGTTGGGAACATCGACGAGCGAGTTGCCCGCCTTGAGCGGCTCATCGTCGAAGACATCGATCGCGGCACCCCCCAGGCGCCCTTCGTGCAGCGCCTTCGCGAGCGCGAGCTCGTCGACAATGCCGCCGCGCGCCGTGTTCACCAGCATCGCTCCGCGCTTCATCAGTTCCAGCCGCCCGGCATTGAGAAGGCCGCGGGTCTGCGGCGTGAGAGGAACGTGCAGCGAAACAACATCGCTCTCGGCGAGCAAGGCGTCGAGCGAAACCGGCTTCGTGCCATTCTCACGCCAGAGCGCCGCGGACGGATCCACCGCGTTGTCGCACGCGATGACCCGCATGCCCAGGGCGTTCGCCTTGCGCGCCGTGATCTGGCCGATGCCGCCGAATCCCACGAGGCCCAGGACCTTTCCACTCAGCTCGCGGCCCTGCGCAAGCATCTGCCGCGGCCAGCGGCCGGCGGCCACGGCGGCGGTGGAGCGATAGGCCGCACCGCGCAGCATCATCATGGCGGTGGCGATCACGTACTCGGCGACCGACTCCGCATTGGCGCCGGTGGCGGGAATCACCGTGATGGCGCGCGCCTCGCACGCCTCGACATCGATGTTGTCGAGACCGACCCCGAGGCGACCCACGACACGAAGCCTGCGAGCCGCAGCGAGCGTCGCGCCCGAGACCTGCGTGCGGTTGCGGACGATCCACGCATCGACGTCGGCGACGGCATTGGCGAGCGCCGCGGCGTCATCGACAAGGGCGGGACGATAGTCGACGTCGAAGCGCGCGCGCAGCCGCTCGACGGCCGGCGTGTCCATGGATTCGCTGATGACGATGCGGGCTGGGCTCATGGTTCCTGTTTACCGGCTTCGGCGCGCGACGGCAAGGTGGGCCGTGACCTCTTCGCGGTCGTGATAGAGCTGCTTCATGCGCAATTCATGCGGCTGCGTGCCCAGCGCTTCGGCGACGATCGACTGCGCGCGCTCCACCTCTTCCCAACGGCGCTTCATCGGCAGCTTCAGGTTGAAGATGCTCGCGCGGCACCAGCCCTCGGCGATCCACTGCGCCGCGAGTGTCGCGACGCGCGAGGGCTGCTCGACCATGTCGCAGACCATCCAGTCCACCGGCTCCTCGGGTCGATAGCGAAAGCCGTCGGTGCGCCGGTGCTTCACCTGGCCCGTGGCGAGCACGGCCTCGTCGATCGGGCCGTTGTCCACGGCAATGACCGTGAGCCCGCGGCTCGCGAGCTGCCAGCTCCAGCCGCCGGGTGATGCGCCCAGGTCGATGGCCGTCATGCCGGGCACGAAGGCCTTCTTCGCTTCCGTTTCGCCGAGGAATACATGGATCGCCTCGGCGAGCTTCAGCGTCGAGCGCGACGGTGCGCCGCGCGGCATGCGCAGCCGCGGAATTCCCTGCGGCCAGGGCGAGCTGTTGTCGCAGGCCGCAACACCGACATAGCACGCGGTGCTGCCGATGAAGAACACGTGAAGCCGGTCCTCGGCCTCGGGATCGTCCACGACCACTCCGGCCTTCGCCAATGCCTTGCCCAGATGCGGCGCGAGCGGCTTGGTGAGCGACGAGAGCGCCTTGCCATCGTTGGTGTCGGGCATCTCCAGGACGAGCTCGCGGAAACGCCGCCCCTGCCGCAGGGCCGCCGCGAGGATGGGGGCGACGCGATCACCCGTCGCCAGATCGCCGATCAGCTCCGCGTTGCGAATCGCCTGGCGCGCGAACACGAGCGCCGCGAAGTCGATGTGCTTGCCCAAGTCGCGGCCCATCTGCTCCTGGTGGGCCGTGAACACGGCGTAGCCGCTCTCGGGCTTCGCCTTCACGAAGCCCTCCGCTCCCATGATCGAGGCCGCCGACGTGATCTCCTGGGCGCATTCGCGCTCGAAGCC contains:
- a CDS encoding hydroxyacid dehydrogenase, with product MSPARIVISESMDTPAVERLRARFDVDYRPALVDDAAALANAVADVDAWIVRNRTQVSGATLAAARRLRVVGRLGVGLDNIDVEACEARAITVIPATGANAESVAEYVIATAMMMLRGAAYRSTAAVAAGRWPRQMLAQGRELSGKVLGLVGFGGIGQITARKANALGMRVIACDNAVDPSAALWRENGTKPVSLDALLAESDVVSLHVPLTPQTRGLLNAGRLELMKRGAMLVNTARGGIVDELALAKALHEGRLGGAAIDVFDDEPLKAGNSLVDVPNLILTPHIAGVTQEANERVSALVADRVAAALAR
- a CDS encoding spermidine synthase, yielding MPLYAATIFLSAFLLFLVQPILAKQILPWYGGTAVVWTTCMVFFQLVLLLGYSYAHWITTRIKSPRQNQLHIVLLVASLVFLPIVPDVAWKPGGEDNPVVRILMLLFTTIGLPYFLLSSTSPLLQAWFARGHPGASPYRLFALSNFASMLALLGYPLLFEPAFELPGQSTYWSVGYAAFVVVCGVLAWRSRTLPPLTVEGGQVAATAEEVRPGAKQIALWLTLSAVGSVTLLAVSNHLTQNVSSIPLLWVVPLAIYLLTFILCFEGRVWYKRDVYLGFLVWIVCVMGWFLADKSLQFELLWQIGVFTAGLFFICMFCHGELAMRRPGPRHLTLFYLIVSLGGVVGGVLVGIVAPVTLPGYLELEITLVVVAHIALALNLTRPYPIIGMFAAAAIFTMGALVYRVHHFMQDTIHIERNYYGVMRVKETLARDDDPETKYRSLVHGAILHGEQWLADKYKRAATTYYKPDSGVGKAILALEGKPIKVGVIGLGTGTLAAYGDADDVYRFYDINPAVERIARTYFTYLSDTPAKVEVVLGDARLQLEREAPQNFDVLAVDAFSGDSIPVHLITYEAVGAFLRHMKPDGVIAYHVSNRFLDLKPVLLAIAEKHGIEYAFIDQRDKDGGTTSDWILLTHNKALLAKPAMVESTEPVVPRPDMRLWTDSYSNLIKVFRD
- a CDS encoding phasin family protein, with amino-acid sequence MARKTRTTRKAPIKTMNATQAIAIAKSSARKAIDAGMVAATSVRKLAIARANKAKNAATASVEEAKTRTVDAVNQLEKMFEQRVSRAIAKLGVPTAKDVRALSRQVTQLQASVNTLRRSRARASA
- a CDS encoding esterase/lipase family protein; amino-acid sequence: MLAWIVRLQLLVEVILYAAVGHWLVAARGWSWLGVAVAAASFALLIRLAIVCLTTTIGWFTRTPRDHDDELDLAGTVRYVLGEWLAMLADNFLYLPFEGFALRPDPHPPGEGVPVLLVHGYFSNRGIHRAIVHALEAEGASPILTFNFHKPFAPIEALAEQLEEEVRKALESTGAPRLVLVCHSMGGLIARAWMARHGCERVGKLITIASPHHGTALAHFGIGANARQMRRASTFLESLRHREGEGGPGVVATSIYSVHDNLVTPQETSRLPWAKNIAVTGLGHVDILLSARVHRVLLEELREAGVSAR
- a CDS encoding SDR family oxidoreductase, with translation MTYFVTGGTGFIGRFLIDKLVKRGGTIHVLVRKSSVKKLDELRARWGADEKRIVAVVGDLSKPNLGVSPADLSKLKGKVKHVFHLAAIYDLAADAESQEKSNIDGTRHAVQFAEAVAAGCFHHVSSIAAAGLYDGTFREDMFEEAEELDHPYFRTKHDSEGVVRKECSRPWRVYRPAIVVGHSKTGEIDKIDGPYYFFKLIQKMRNALPPWMPTVGIEGGRINIVPVDFVVDALDHIAHKKGLDGECFHLTDPEPWRIGEILNMFAKAAHAPQMTMRLNAKMFSFIPSFVVDSVMSLAPVRRIQKQVLSDLGIPKDMFTFVNYPTRFDSRETQKALKGTGIEVPRLEDYAWRLWDYWERHLDPDLFIDRSLDGKVRGKVVVVTGGTSGIGEATAYKLAEAGAKMVLVARDPEKAAPVMERIKAAGGDATFVSCDLSSLDDCDKLVVQVLKKFGRCDFLVNNAGRSIRRGIASSYDRFHDFERTMQLNYFGSLRLIMGFMPSMVAQNGGHIINISSIGVLTRAPRFSAYVASKAALDAFSDCAASEFIDNNVHFTTINMPLVKTPMIAPTKLYNHVPTLTPEQAADLVVEAIVYRPVRIATRLGIFGEILHAVAPKATQIILNTAFRMFPDSGAAQGKKKDGEHKEVELTPEQMAFAQITQGIHW
- a CDS encoding SWIB/MDM2 domain-containing protein codes for the protein MAAKKAKKPAKKPAAKKPAAKKPVKKAVAKKPAAKKAPAKKRKPNAAFMKPMSTSATLAAVIGSGAMPRTEVTSKLWAYIKKNNLQDKTNRRMINADDKLREVFGGKKQVSMFEMTKLVSKHLK
- the rlmM gene encoding 23S rRNA (cytidine(2498)-2'-O)-methyltransferase RlmM; its protein translation is MAGALLLYCRPGFERECAQEITSAASIMGAEGFVKAKPESGYAVFTAHQEQMGRDLGKHIDFAALVFARQAIRNAELIGDLATGDRVAPILAAALRQGRRFRELVLEMPDTNDGKALSSLTKPLAPHLGKALAKAGVVVDDPEAEDRLHVFFIGSTACYVGVAACDNSSPWPQGIPRLRMPRGAPSRSTLKLAEAIHVFLGETEAKKAFVPGMTAIDLGASPGGWSWQLASRGLTVIAVDNGPIDEAVLATGQVKHRRTDGFRYRPEEPVDWMVCDMVEQPSRVATLAAQWIAEGWCRASIFNLKLPMKRRWEEVERAQSIVAEALGTQPHELRMKQLYHDREEVTAHLAVARRSR
- a CDS encoding peroxiredoxin yields the protein MATTLKPGDAAPDFSAKTTDGTPVSLQDYRGKKLVMYFYPMDDTPGCTKQACSLRDHNQELAAKGAAVLGVSTQDEASHEKFTRKYKLNFPLLADTDGAVGRAYGTIGGAGLMAKLKSAAGMADRVTFVIDEKGRIAHVIDKPNVANHAEEVLALL
- a CDS encoding TetR/AcrR family transcriptional regulator; its protein translation is MRTQRTRNRVLAESLRLFNERGETHVTTGVIAEALDMSPGNLYYHFRNKDQIIEELFALFEARIAVEPRVSGGGAAAMEDLWLYLHLMLEGIWEFRFLYRNLDDLLARNRRLREPFNRIIDRKQESVIALCEELVRVRAMRAQPEEIRALARNVLVVATYWLNFQAVRGRREAAGVEDLGLGAYQVMALVAPYLQGEAREHLDHLSKNYID